The proteins below are encoded in one region of Paenacidovorax monticola:
- a CDS encoding M23 family metallopeptidase yields the protein MKHGLTTASKALLDRLSSTVQKHPKRITAAVAALLLMGGGGAFAVASFAPDPADLPVRTVAYPVESLAEGQTLSQLTDLPAFSLFRSEQTRSSDTAEALLQRMGVADPVAAAFLRTDSQVRQNLLGRAGRLVSAETTDDHRLVRLTARWVSDDSGNFRRLVVERKDAASGFASRIETAPLTVSSRLAGGVIRSSLFAATDESNIPDAVASQIAEVFSGSIDFRRSLRKDDRFSVVYETLEADGEPLRSGRLLSAEFHNNGKTHQAMWFQESASAKGAYYTLDGQSLRRAYLSSPVAFTRISSGFKMRFHPILQKWRAHLGTDFAAPSGTAVRTVGDGVVEFAGVQNGYGNVIFVKHRNTHVTVYAHLSRIDVHKGQSVEQGQTIGAVGATGWATGPHLHFEFRVNGQQQDPMAIAQQSESAAPISAAARPAFDRLAGMMRTQLASAELIQQASAD from the coding sequence TTGAAACACGGCTTGACCACCGCCAGCAAGGCTTTGCTTGACCGGCTCTCCAGCACCGTCCAGAAACATCCCAAACGCATCACCGCCGCCGTAGCCGCCCTGCTGCTGATGGGCGGCGGCGGCGCATTCGCCGTGGCCTCGTTCGCGCCCGATCCGGCCGACCTGCCCGTGCGCACCGTCGCCTATCCCGTCGAGTCGCTGGCCGAAGGCCAGACGCTGTCCCAGCTCACCGATCTGCCCGCCTTCTCGCTGTTCCGCTCGGAGCAGACGCGCAGCAGCGACACGGCCGAGGCCCTGCTGCAGCGCATGGGCGTGGCCGACCCCGTAGCCGCGGCCTTCCTGCGCACCGACTCGCAGGTGCGCCAGAACCTGCTGGGCCGCGCGGGCCGCCTGGTCTCGGCCGAAACGACCGATGACCACCGCCTCGTGCGCCTCACGGCGCGCTGGGTGAGCGACGACAGCGGCAACTTTCGCCGCCTCGTCGTGGAGCGCAAGGACGCTGCCAGCGGCTTCGCCTCGCGCATCGAGACTGCGCCGCTCACCGTGTCGAGCCGGCTCGCCGGCGGCGTGATCCGCAGTTCGCTGTTCGCGGCCACCGACGAATCCAACATCCCCGACGCCGTCGCCTCGCAGATCGCCGAGGTGTTCTCGGGCAGCATCGACTTCCGCCGCTCGCTGCGCAAGGACGACCGCTTCTCCGTCGTCTATGAAACGCTCGAGGCCGATGGCGAGCCCCTGCGCAGCGGACGCCTGCTGAGCGCCGAGTTCCACAACAACGGCAAGACGCACCAGGCCATGTGGTTCCAGGAGTCGGCCTCGGCCAAGGGCGCGTACTACACGCTGGACGGCCAGAGCCTGCGCCGCGCCTACCTGAGCTCGCCCGTGGCGTTCACGCGCATCTCGAGCGGCTTCAAGATGCGCTTCCACCCCATCCTGCAGAAGTGGCGCGCCCACCTGGGCACCGACTTCGCGGCGCCCAGCGGCACGGCCGTGCGCACCGTGGGCGACGGCGTGGTCGAGTTCGCCGGCGTGCAGAACGGCTACGGCAATGTGATTTTCGTGAAGCACCGCAACACGCACGTCACCGTGTATGCCCACCTGAGCCGCATCGACGTGCACAAGGGCCAGTCCGTGGAACAAGGCCAGACCATCGGCGCCGTAGGCGCCACGGGCTGGGCCACGGGCCCGCACCTGCATTTCGAGTTCCGCGTGAACGGCCAGCAGCAGGACCCAATGGCCATCGCCCAGCAGAGCGAATCGGCCGCACCCATCTCGGCCGCCGCCCGCCCGGCCTTCGACCGCCTGGCCGGCATGATGCGCACCCAGCTCGCGTCGGCCGAACTGATCCAGCAGGCCAGCGCCGACTGA
- the erpA gene encoding iron-sulfur cluster insertion protein ErpA: protein MSAVAETIHTEMPAPILFTDSAAAKVAELIAEEGNPDLKLRVFVQGGGCSGFQYGFTFDEITNEDDTTMTKNGVSLLIDAMSYQYLVGAEIDYKEDLQGAQFVIKNPNAQTTCGCGSSFSV, encoded by the coding sequence ATGAGCGCCGTTGCCGAAACCATCCACACCGAAATGCCCGCCCCCATCCTCTTCACCGACAGCGCGGCGGCCAAGGTGGCCGAGCTGATCGCCGAGGAAGGCAATCCCGATCTCAAGCTGCGCGTGTTCGTGCAGGGCGGTGGCTGCTCGGGCTTTCAGTATGGCTTCACGTTCGACGAGATCACGAACGAGGACGACACCACCATGACCAAGAATGGCGTGTCGCTGCTCATCGACGCCATGAGCTACCAGTACCTCGTGGGTGCCGAGATCGACTACAAGGAAGACCTGCAGGGTGCCCAGTTCGTCATCAAGAACCCCAACGCCCAGACCACCTGCGGCTGCGGATCGAGCTTCTCGGTCTGA
- the mdtD gene encoding multidrug transporter subunit MdtD: MPPSERSLSILLWLVAIGFFMQTLDATIVNTALPAMAHSLGESPLRMQSVVVAYSLSMAMLIPASGWIADRFGARRVYLGAIMAFVLGSVLCALSPRLDFLVAARVLQGLGGALLLPVGRLAVLRSFPREKFLQAMSFVAIPGLIGPLIGPTLGGWLVEAASWHWIFLINVPVGLVGCLATLRYMPGVQGAAVARFDLAGYLMLAFGMVALSLALDGLSGLGLRQASVLVLMIFGLASLVAYWLHAARKPDPLFSPHLFSVATLRIGLLGNLFARLGSACMPFLIPLLLQVSMGYSPLHAGLMMLPVAIAGMSVKRVATPLITRLGYRRVLVGNTMAVGLAMASFALASPEQPLWLRIAQLAAFGAVNSLQFTAMNTVTLKDLDHGMASSGNSLLSMVQMVAMGMGVAAAGAVLAAFTEVFGSAGGAAQTLPAFQATFACMGLITIASAGIFWQLASDERPAGAAGDSADLEG, encoded by the coding sequence ATGCCTCCCTCCGAGCGCTCCCTCTCCATCCTGCTGTGGCTGGTGGCCATCGGCTTCTTCATGCAGACGCTGGATGCCACGATCGTCAACACCGCGCTGCCCGCCATGGCCCACAGCCTGGGCGAGAGCCCGCTGCGCATGCAGTCGGTGGTGGTGGCGTACTCGCTGTCCATGGCCATGCTGATTCCGGCCTCGGGCTGGATCGCCGACCGTTTCGGCGCGCGCCGCGTCTATCTGGGCGCCATCATGGCCTTCGTGCTGGGCTCGGTGCTGTGCGCGCTGTCGCCGCGCCTGGACTTCCTGGTGGCTGCACGCGTGTTGCAGGGGCTGGGCGGCGCGCTGCTGCTGCCCGTGGGGCGGCTCGCAGTGCTGCGCAGCTTTCCACGCGAGAAGTTCCTGCAGGCCATGAGCTTCGTGGCCATCCCGGGGCTGATCGGGCCGCTCATCGGCCCCACGCTGGGCGGCTGGCTGGTCGAGGCGGCCTCGTGGCACTGGATCTTCCTCATCAACGTGCCCGTGGGGCTTGTGGGCTGCCTTGCCACGCTGCGCTACATGCCCGGCGTGCAAGGGGCGGCGGTGGCGCGCTTCGATCTGGCGGGCTACCTGATGCTGGCCTTCGGCATGGTGGCGCTGTCGCTCGCGCTGGACGGGCTCTCGGGCCTGGGGCTGCGCCAGGCCAGCGTGCTGGTGCTCATGATCTTCGGGCTGGCCAGCCTCGTGGCCTACTGGCTGCACGCCGCACGCAAGCCCGACCCGCTGTTCTCCCCGCACCTGTTCTCGGTGGCCACGCTGCGCATCGGTCTGCTGGGCAACCTGTTCGCGCGCCTGGGCAGCGCATGCATGCCGTTCCTCATTCCGCTGCTGCTGCAGGTCAGCATGGGCTATTCGCCGCTGCACGCAGGCCTGATGATGCTGCCCGTGGCCATCGCCGGCATGTCGGTCAAGCGCGTGGCCACGCCGCTTATCACGCGCCTGGGCTACCGCCGCGTGCTCGTGGGCAACACCATGGCCGTGGGGCTTGCCATGGCCAGCTTCGCGCTCGCGTCGCCCGAACAGCCGTTGTGGCTGCGCATCGCGCAGCTGGCTGCGTTTGGCGCGGTGAACTCGCTGCAGTTCACGGCCATGAACACCGTCACGCTCAAGGACCTGGACCACGGCATGGCCAGCAGCGGCAACAGCCTGCTGTCGATGGTGCAGATGGTGGCCATGGGCATGGGCGTGGCGGCCGCCGGGGCCGTGCTGGCCGCCTTCACCGAGGTGTTCGGCTCGGCGGGCGGTGCGGCGCAGACGCTGCCGGCCTTCCAGGCCACCTTTGCCTGCATGGGGCTCATCACGATCGCTTCGGCGGGCATCTTCTGGCAACTCGCGTCCGACGAGCGGCCTGCCGGGGCGGCGGGTGATTCCGCCGATCTGGAAGGGTAG
- a CDS encoding anhydro-N-acetylmuramic acid kinase, giving the protein MSGLYLGLMSGTSLDGVDGVLADFSTARCRVAHHAFAPFTPEMKAELLALNTAGPNELHRAALAANALARTYAGVVQALLRQAGLAPAAVRAIGVHGQTVRHRPQAFDGTGYTLQLNNPALLAELTGIDVVADFRSRDVAAGGQGAPLVPAFHQGLFGQPGRTVCVLNLGGISNLSVLGADGSVLGFDCGPGNALMDHWCQRHTGQPFDAGGAWAASGQVLPELLQALQAEPYLALPPPKSTGRDLFNPTWLEDRLAAFATAAPADVQATLTELTASACATDVLRYADESKTLIVCGGGALNGHLMRRLAALLPGVAVASSEAHGLPPLQVEAAAFAWLAHRAVERQCGSLASVTGAAGPRVLGAIYPA; this is encoded by the coding sequence ATGTCCGGTCTGTACCTGGGCCTCATGTCCGGCACCTCGCTCGACGGGGTGGACGGTGTGCTGGCCGACTTCTCCACCGCCCGCTGCCGCGTGGCGCACCATGCCTTCGCCCCGTTCACGCCGGAAATGAAGGCGGAACTGCTCGCGCTGAATACGGCGGGCCCCAATGAACTGCACCGCGCAGCCCTGGCCGCCAACGCCCTGGCGCGCACCTACGCGGGCGTCGTGCAGGCCCTGCTGCGCCAGGCAGGCCTGGCGCCCGCCGCCGTGCGCGCCATCGGCGTGCATGGCCAGACCGTGCGCCACCGCCCGCAGGCGTTCGACGGCACGGGCTATACGCTGCAGCTCAACAACCCCGCCCTGCTGGCCGAGCTCACGGGCATCGACGTGGTGGCCGACTTCCGCAGCCGCGACGTGGCCGCTGGCGGCCAAGGCGCGCCGCTGGTGCCCGCGTTCCACCAGGGCCTGTTCGGCCAGCCCGGCCGTACGGTCTGCGTCCTCAATCTGGGCGGCATCTCCAACCTGAGCGTCCTGGGGGCCGACGGCTCGGTGCTGGGCTTCGACTGCGGTCCCGGCAACGCGCTCATGGACCACTGGTGCCAGCGCCACACCGGTCAGCCCTTCGACGCCGGCGGCGCCTGGGCCGCGAGCGGCCAAGTGCTGCCCGAGCTGCTGCAGGCCCTGCAGGCCGAGCCCTACCTGGCCCTGCCCCCACCCAAAAGCACCGGGCGCGACCTGTTCAACCCTACCTGGCTGGAGGACCGCCTGGCGGCCTTCGCCACGGCCGCGCCGGCGGATGTGCAGGCCACGCTGACCGAATTGACCGCCAGCGCCTGTGCGACAGATGTTTTGCGCTATGCAGATGAGAGCAAGACGCTGATCGTGTGCGGCGGCGGCGCGCTCAACGGCCACCTGATGCGGCGCCTGGCCGCGCTGCTGCCCGGCGTGGCCGTGGCATCGTCCGAGGCGCATGGCCTGCCCCCCCTGCAGGTCGAGGCCGCCGCATTCGCCTGGCTGGCCCACCGCGCGGTGGAACGCCAGTGCGGCAGCCTGGCCAGCGTGACCGGAGCGGCCGGCCCGCGCGTGCTGGGCGCGATCTATCCCGCCTGA
- a CDS encoding bactofilin family protein, which yields MFSRKKQPPLKSLIAHGSRIEGQLLFTEGLRIDGEVQGDVRATAEQPSLLVVSESARVEGAVHADHVIVNGTVHGPIHAGELLELQPKARIVGDVVYKALEMHQGAIISGQMRPLAVLVEEKPPLKLASNQS from the coding sequence ATGTTTTCCCGCAAGAAGCAGCCCCCGCTCAAGAGCCTGATCGCCCACGGCAGCCGCATCGAGGGGCAACTGCTGTTCACCGAAGGCCTGCGCATCGATGGCGAAGTGCAGGGCGACGTGCGCGCCACGGCCGAGCAGCCCAGCCTGCTCGTGGTGTCCGAGTCGGCGCGGGTCGAGGGAGCGGTGCATGCCGACCATGTGATCGTCAACGGCACGGTGCATGGGCCCATCCACGCGGGCGAACTGCTGGAACTGCAGCCCAAGGCGCGGATCGTGGGCGACGTGGTCTACAAGGCCCTGGAGATGCACCAGGGCGCGATCATCTCGGGGCAGATGCGGCCGCTGGCCGTGCTGGTCGAGGAAAAGCCCCCACTCAAGCTAGCGTCAAACCAGTCCTGA
- a CDS encoding DUF6776 family protein translates to MRFRLLRRRLTISAPRVAVRSALPWPLRWLMLAVVFGFCAAVALWAFELGKSIAGLDSGARDELVRLRAEVERLREENREQRSVAQAADSVLTAERAARDGVAAQVRQLEAENRSLRDDLGFFEKLLPAAKADGLAIRALQAEVLAPTQLRWQVLVIQQAKSAPEFRGRLELLLSGTRAGQPWSQVLPAEGLPLQLRQYRRLEGVLELPPQAVVQTATARVLEGGQVRAVQTLALDSAARP, encoded by the coding sequence ATGCGCTTTCGCCTGCTACGTCGCCGCCTCACCATTTCCGCCCCGCGCGTGGCGGTGCGCAGCGCGTTGCCCTGGCCGCTGCGCTGGCTCATGCTGGCCGTCGTGTTCGGCTTCTGTGCGGCCGTGGCGCTGTGGGCATTCGAGCTCGGCAAGAGCATCGCCGGGCTGGACTCGGGGGCCCGGGACGAGCTGGTGCGCCTGCGCGCCGAGGTGGAGCGCCTGCGCGAGGAAAACCGTGAGCAGCGCAGCGTGGCGCAGGCCGCCGACAGCGTGCTCACCGCCGAGCGCGCGGCGCGCGACGGCGTGGCGGCCCAGGTGCGCCAGCTGGAGGCCGAGAACCGCAGCCTGCGCGACGACCTGGGTTTCTTCGAGAAGCTCCTGCCCGCGGCCAAGGCCGACGGCCTGGCCATCCGGGCCCTGCAGGCCGAGGTGCTGGCGCCGACGCAGTTGCGCTGGCAGGTGCTGGTGATCCAGCAGGCGAAGAGCGCGCCCGAGTTCCGTGGCCGCCTGGAACTGCTGTTGTCGGGCACACGCGCGGGCCAGCCCTGGAGCCAGGTGCTGCCTGCCGAGGGGCTGCCGCTGCAGCTGCGCCAGTACCGGCGTCTGGAGGGCGTGCTCGAGCTGCCGCCGCAGGCCGTGGTACAAACCGCCACGGCCCGCGTGCTCGAAGGCGGCCAGGTGCGTGCCGTGCAGACCCTGGCCCTCGACTCCGCCGCGCGGCCGTGA
- the rplM gene encoding 50S ribosomal protein L13, translating to MSTFSAKPAEVVHEWFVIDATDKVLGRVASEVALRLRGKHKAIYTPHVDTGDFIVIINASKLKVTGTKSLDKVYYRHSGYPGGITATNFRDLQAKHPGRALEKAVKGMLPKGPLGYAMIKKLKVYGGAEHPHTAQQPKALEI from the coding sequence ATGTCTACGTTCAGCGCAAAGCCCGCTGAGGTCGTGCACGAGTGGTTTGTGATTGACGCCACCGATAAGGTGCTCGGACGTGTCGCCAGCGAAGTGGCACTCCGTCTGCGCGGCAAGCACAAGGCCATTTACACGCCTCACGTCGATACCGGCGATTTCATCGTCATCATCAACGCCTCGAAGCTCAAGGTCACCGGCACCAAGTCCCTGGACAAGGTGTACTACCGCCACTCCGGCTATCCCGGCGGCATCACGGCCACGAACTTCCGCGACCTGCAGGCCAAGCACCCCGGCCGCGCGCTCGAGAAGGCCGTCAAGGGCATGCTGCCCAAGGGCCCCCTGGGCTACGCCATGATCAAGAAACTCAAGGTGTACGGTGGTGCAGAGCATCCCCACACCGCTCAGCAGCCCAAGGCGCTGGAAATCTAA
- a CDS encoding septal ring lytic transglycosylase RlpA family protein — protein MPGRWPHAWGACLLAAALLAGCAAPPGPPPGERAAEPAPPARAKPAAAPVPKARPPASATGGVAAPAGLPPAAEAQAPAEEPGGVSDGGVLIGRGLASWYGPNLHGRRTASGERFDRYEFTAAHRTLPFGARVCVRSALTGKAVVVRINDRGPFGPGRVIDLSQAAAEELGMVGLGIKPVELWHLGPDEDTCPASLQDAEVVAPGVDEAAPSPQRKARAKARPRPKPRRR, from the coding sequence GTGCCCGGCCGCTGGCCGCACGCCTGGGGCGCCTGCCTGTTGGCGGCGGCCTTGCTGGCCGGCTGCGCGGCGCCGCCGGGCCCGCCGCCAGGCGAGCGGGCCGCCGAGCCCGCGCCGCCGGCCCGCGCCAAGCCGGCTGCTGCGCCCGTGCCCAAGGCCCGCCCTCCCGCGTCCGCCACGGGGGGCGTCGCCGCGCCTGCCGGGCTGCCGCCAGCGGCCGAGGCGCAGGCGCCTGCCGAGGAGCCGGGGGGCGTGTCCGATGGTGGCGTCTTGATCGGGCGTGGCCTGGCCTCCTGGTACGGGCCCAATCTGCATGGCCGCCGCACGGCCAGCGGCGAGCGCTTCGACCGCTATGAATTCACGGCCGCGCACCGCACGCTGCCGTTCGGCGCGCGCGTGTGCGTGCGCAGCGCCCTCACGGGAAAGGCCGTGGTGGTGCGCATCAACGACCGGGGCCCCTTCGGGCCGGGCCGGGTGATCGACCTGAGCCAGGCGGCCGCGGAGGAGCTGGGCATGGTGGGCCTGGGCATCAAGCCCGTGGAGCTGTGGCACCTGGGCCCCGACGAGGACACGTGTCCTGCCAGCCTGCAGGATGCCGAGGTGGTGGCGCCCGGTGTGGACGAGGCGGCTCCCTCGCCTCAGCGCAAGGCCCGTGCGAAGGCCAGGCCCCGTCCGAAGCCGCGCCGTCGCTGA
- a CDS encoding 23S rRNA (adenine(2030)-N(6))-methyltransferase RlmJ codes for MFSYRHAFHAGNHADVLKHTVLIATLQHLTQKDAALTVLDTHAGAGLYRLDGDYASTSGEASDGILRLVQASGLAPALQDYVDMVRAFNTGPATKVYPGSPFIAQRLLRDHDKLKLFELHPTDLRALAGNVAQLEAGRQVAVLHEDGFEGVKKFLPPPARRALLLCDPSYEIKSDYGRVLDMVQDALKRFATGTYAVWYPIIPRPEAHDLPRRLKTLATKAGKSWLHATLTVKSSQIVKSPDGEAKRPGLPASGMFLINPPFTLKAALQPALPQMVELLAQDRHATHTLESGG; via the coding sequence ATGTTCAGTTACCGCCACGCCTTCCATGCGGGCAACCATGCCGATGTGCTCAAGCACACCGTCCTGATTGCCACTTTGCAACACTTGACGCAGAAAGACGCGGCCCTCACCGTGCTGGACACCCATGCCGGCGCCGGACTGTACCGGCTCGACGGCGACTACGCCAGCACCAGCGGCGAGGCCTCGGACGGCATCCTGCGCCTGGTGCAGGCCAGCGGCCTCGCGCCCGCCCTGCAGGACTACGTGGACATGGTGCGCGCCTTCAACACCGGCCCCGCCACCAAGGTCTACCCGGGCTCGCCCTTCATCGCCCAGCGCCTGTTGCGCGACCACGACAAGCTCAAGCTGTTCGAACTCCACCCCACGGACCTGCGCGCCCTGGCTGGCAACGTGGCCCAGCTCGAAGCCGGCCGCCAGGTTGCCGTGCTGCACGAGGACGGCTTCGAGGGTGTGAAGAAGTTCCTGCCCCCGCCAGCCCGGCGCGCCTTGCTGCTGTGCGATCCCAGCTATGAAATCAAGAGCGACTACGGCCGCGTGCTGGACATGGTGCAGGACGCGCTCAAGCGCTTCGCCACGGGCACCTATGCCGTGTGGTACCCCATCATTCCCCGCCCCGAGGCGCACGATCTGCCGCGCCGCCTCAAGACCCTGGCCACCAAGGCCGGCAAGAGCTGGCTGCATGCCACGCTCACCGTCAAGTCGAGCCAGATCGTCAAGAGCCCCGATGGCGAAGCCAAGCGCCCCGGCCTGCCCGCCAGCGGCATGTTCCTCATCAACCCGCCATTCACCCTGAAGGCGGCGCTGCAGCCCGCCCTGCCCCAGATGGTGGAGCTGCTGGCCCAGGACCGGCACGCCACCCACACGCTCGAATCGGGCGGCTAG
- the rpsI gene encoding 30S ribosomal protein S9, which translates to MIGEWNNGTGRRKSSVARVFLKKGSGKITVNGKDIQQYFGRETSIMIAKQPLVLTNHVETFDIQVNVHGGGESGQAGATRHGITRALIDYDATLKSALSQAGFVTRDAREVERKKVGLHSARRAKQFSKR; encoded by the coding sequence ATGATTGGTGAATGGAACAATGGCACCGGCCGTCGCAAGTCCAGCGTCGCCCGCGTGTTTCTGAAGAAGGGCTCCGGCAAGATCACTGTGAATGGCAAGGACATTCAGCAGTATTTCGGCCGCGAAACCTCCATCATGATCGCCAAGCAGCCGCTGGTGCTGACCAACCATGTCGAAACCTTCGACATCCAGGTCAACGTGCACGGTGGCGGTGAATCCGGCCAGGCCGGTGCCACCCGCCACGGCATCACCCGCGCCCTGATCGACTACGACGCAACGCTGAAGTCCGCACTGAGCCAAGCCGGCTTCGTGACCCGCGATGCCCGTGAAGTCGAGCGTAAGAAGGTCGGCCTGCACTCCGCTCGCCGCGCCAAGCAGTTCTCGAAGCGTTAA
- a CDS encoding serine/threonine protein kinase, whose translation MRHVDALPVGTRLAEFEIQALLGVGGFGMVYQAFDHSLRRHVAIKEYMPSALAGRAQGQSLWVRTSSDELTFQAGLASFVNEARLLAQFDHPSLVKVFRFWEANNTAYMVMPLYVGMTFKQARAQMRTPPPEAWLRKVLWSVLDALRVLHDGQTLHRDISPDNIFLQDNGPPVLLDLGAARHAINDQDRQHTAVLKVNYAPIEQYADGSGQGSGLPQGPWSDLYSLAAVVYGCLCNDTPLPATLRSIRDRMVRFPRVAKTVRRQFGVEYSAPFVAAIAQALELQPEKRPQSIDEFLQAMDMVSAPEGLAHFNWRAELGSVWQPADGSCEPSGAVAHGAANDDVPTQFMAPPEGVQVDAEIDTVIWPEPAPSEQPQALGPAPEAAPVAPARVPAPRGVRRQRWAWGGAGATAMLAGHCWWAGGGCARRRHRPRTTSSPSGRSPRPPWPPRRSRAPCPRSRPWRRPSPLRPHRPRRWQRPWPPMPLHLAPRPPAQRGAPGRPRAGGRGGAGCAGSGAGASPRSAPQARGAPCARPAGGLR comes from the coding sequence GTGCGCCATGTCGACGCGCTGCCGGTGGGCACGCGCCTGGCCGAGTTCGAGATCCAGGCACTGCTGGGCGTGGGGGGCTTCGGCATGGTCTACCAGGCGTTCGACCACTCGCTGCGCCGCCACGTGGCCATCAAGGAATACATGCCCTCGGCCCTGGCCGGGCGTGCGCAGGGGCAGTCGCTGTGGGTGCGTACCTCCAGCGACGAACTGACGTTCCAGGCGGGCCTGGCCTCCTTCGTGAACGAGGCGCGCCTGCTGGCGCAGTTTGACCACCCCTCGCTGGTCAAGGTGTTCCGCTTCTGGGAGGCCAACAACACGGCCTACATGGTGATGCCCCTGTACGTGGGCATGACCTTCAAGCAGGCCCGCGCGCAGATGCGCACCCCGCCGCCCGAAGCCTGGCTGCGCAAGGTGCTGTGGTCGGTGCTGGACGCGTTGCGCGTGCTGCACGACGGCCAGACGCTGCACCGCGACATCTCGCCCGACAACATCTTCCTGCAGGACAACGGACCGCCCGTGCTGCTGGACCTGGGCGCGGCCCGCCACGCGATCAACGACCAGGATCGCCAGCACACGGCCGTGCTCAAGGTGAACTACGCCCCCATCGAGCAGTATGCCGATGGCTCCGGCCAGGGCAGCGGCCTGCCCCAGGGGCCGTGGAGCGACCTGTACTCCCTGGCCGCCGTGGTCTACGGCTGTCTGTGCAACGACACGCCCCTGCCGGCCACGCTGCGCTCCATCCGCGACCGCATGGTGCGTTTTCCGCGCGTGGCGAAAACGGTGCGGCGCCAGTTCGGCGTGGAGTATTCGGCGCCGTTCGTGGCGGCCATCGCCCAGGCCCTGGAACTGCAGCCAGAGAAGCGGCCCCAGTCCATCGACGAGTTTCTGCAGGCCATGGACATGGTGTCGGCCCCGGAGGGGCTGGCCCATTTCAACTGGCGGGCCGAACTCGGCAGCGTCTGGCAGCCGGCGGACGGTTCGTGCGAGCCTTCTGGCGCCGTTGCGCATGGCGCCGCGAATGACGACGTGCCCACCCAGTTCATGGCACCGCCCGAGGGCGTGCAGGTGGATGCCGAGATCGATACGGTGATCTGGCCCGAGCCCGCGCCCTCCGAGCAGCCGCAGGCCCTCGGTCCGGCTCCGGAGGCCGCGCCGGTGGCTCCGGCAAGGGTGCCTGCGCCGCGCGGTGTCCGGCGTCAGCGCTGGGCCTGGGGCGGTGCGGGCGCCACGGCCATGCTCGCGGGGCATTGCTGGTGGGCTGGTGGGGGCTGCGCGCGCCGGCGGCACCGCCCAAGGACGACATCATCACCGAGTGGGCGGAGCCCAAGGCCGCCCTGGCCGCCACGCCGGAGCCGGGCGCCTTGCCCCCGGAGCCGGCCGTGGCGGCGGCCGAGCCCGCTCCGGCCGCATCGTCCGCGGCGGTGGCAGCGCCCATGGCCGCCGATGCCCCTCCACCTCGCCCCGCGGCCCCCGGCGCAACGCGGCGCGCCCGGGCGTCCCCGAGCCGGTGGCCGTGGTGGCGCTGGATGTGCCGGCTCCGGAGCCGGCGCCAGCCCCCGCTCCGCGCCCCAAGCCCGCGGCGCCCCGTGCGCCCGGCCCGCAGGAGGTCTGCGCTGA